A single genomic interval of Drosophila virilis strain 15010-1051.87 chromosome 2, Dvir_AGI_RSII-ME, whole genome shotgun sequence harbors:
- the LOC116650045 gene encoding uncharacterized protein, which translates to MAEKQVSDWASDADGASALPPPRPVGGLVRTPMNFRGFPERQIPEEGHLVDLEKELAQLDKPPRNLEFSKAPKDSVLKLAANAAIAQAHQTYRHALPSGISESIREEMQAGFMEMMKGIIDVLRPPGSQNAETNTAPKPPRHVEPGPRTGAIPKEREVPSLRCRCSVEPITAIAE; encoded by the coding sequence ATGGCTGAGAAACAGGTGTCTGATTGGGCTTCTGACGCTGATGGGGCGTCGGCTCTGCCACCGCCGCGACCGGTTGGGGGGCTGGTGCGAACGCCAATGAATTTCCGGGGATTTCCAGAGAGACAGATCCCGGAAGAGGGTCACCTAGTAGACTTGGAGAAAGAATTGGCGCAACTAGATAAACCTCCACGGAACCTGGAGTTCTCAAAAGCCCCGAAAGACTCAGTGCTCAAGTTGGCGGCAAACGCGGCGATCGCTCAGGCCCACCAAACGTATCGGCATGCTCTGCCATCTGGTATCAGCGAGTCCATCCGCGAGGAGATGCAAGCTGGCTTCATGGAAATGATGAAGGGCATCATTGATGTGCTCAGGCCGCCAGGGAGCCAAAACGCCGAGACTAACACTGCGCCGAAGCCGCCGAGACATGTCGAGCCGGGACCACGAACAGGCGCCATCCCGAAAGAACGGGAAGTGCCCAGTTTACGTTGCAGATGCTCAGTCGAGCCAATAACCGCCATTGCCGAGTAG